In Plasmodium falciparum 3D7 genome assembly, chromosome: 13, the following are encoded in one genomic region:
- a CDS encoding transmembrane emp24 domain-containing protein, putative: MIYFKNIVLLSFLLLFFLFGIIQCTHFNIGPYEKDCIQLKPEKNNMIVGSYEFMDRKASCIISIFNRSDKKKEPVFKSTKIQDKFEIQVPAAAVYSFCYDNRKNSDVTIMFTLRVKESHNVNDSELSTIDDVKQINEKTSELFDQFLEVFDEQERMMEKSDLYKQFNEKMNSKLILWLEIQIILLVVLTLVHIYYIKSFFEIKTIV, translated from the exons atgatttattttaaaaacattgttttgttatcctttttattactatttttcCTATTTGGAATAATACAATGTACACATTTTAATATAGGACCATATGAAAAAGATTGTATTCAATTAAAACCAGAAAAAAACAACATGATTGTTGG GTCTTATGAGTTTATGGATAGGAAAGCATCATGtattatatctatttttAATCGAAGtgacaaaaaaaaggaaCCTGTTTTTAAATCAACAAAAATACAAGACAAATTTGAAATTCAg gTTCCAGCAGCAGCAGTTTATTCCTTCTGTTACGATAATAGGAAAAATTCTGATGTAACAATTATGTTTACACTAAGAGTAAAAGAAAGTCATAATGTGAATGACTCTGAATTAAGTACTATAGACGATGtgaaacaaataaatgaGAAAACATCTGAGTTATTTGATCAa TTCTTGGAGGTGTTTGATGAACAAGAACGGATGATGGAGAAGTCCgatttatataaacaatttaatgaaaaaatgaattcCAAATTAATCCTGTGGTTGGAAATACAAATCATTTTATTGGTTGTTCTAACATTAgttcacatatattatataaaatctttttttgaaataaaaaCTATAGTTTAA
- a CDS encoding lipoate-protein ligase 1 produces the protein MKRIFRLVRRCHYSTEKRTNGPLVLVSNNQNIHFNLSLENFLLNNYNDLLKYLNINTIEKFNEPILFLWRNNRSIIIGKNQNIWSECNLKNIKEDGVLVARRFTGGGAVYHDLGNVCFTFLNNNINTSSNFLIILNTLKNHFNIEAKTQGRNDITVNDQKCSGSAFKKIKDVFLHHGTILINLEKNILNKYLTPDKIKYIKHGVSSVNARTINLSEINNNITCENLCIALIKEFTKFYEQNYKENINNIKNLENNINNSNFQNKEQININNTNENNLINNTNIIPNDITVHYIDQNNNITKNPEFLKYYNLLKDWDWCYGKTPKFQNHIWKQFTFGKLELFFNVSNGFIKDGNIFSDCLDINLIDHLKSIFNNDIKYSKEDISIFFKKLNVENKNYLDEVRSWILQEL, from the coding sequence ATGAAACGAATATTCAGGTTGGTAAGAAGATGCCATTATTCCACTGAAAAAAGGACAAATGGACCTTTGGTATTAGTATCTAATAATCagaatattcattttaatttatctttagaaaattttcttttaaacaattataatgatttactaaaatatttaaatataaatactatTGAGAAGTTTAATGAACCAATTTTATTTCTATGGAGAAATAACCGATCTATAATTATAggaaaaaatcaaaatatatggaGTGAatgtaatttaaaaaatataaaagaagatgGTGTTTTAGTAGCTCGTCGATTTACTGGTGGAGGTGCCGTTTATCATGACTTAGGAAATGTatgttttacatttttaaataataatattaatacttCATCTAATTTCTTAATCATTTTAAATACCTTAAAAAATCATTTTAATATTGAAGCTAAAACTCAGGGAAGAAACGATATTACAGTAAATGATCAAAAATGTTCAGGTTCtgcttttaaaaaaattaaagatgtATTTTTACATCATGGTactatattaattaatttggaaaaaaatatattaaataaatatttaacaccagacaaaataaaatatataaaacatggTGTTTCTAGTGTTAATGCAAGAACAATTAATTTAagtgaaataaataataatattacttgTGAAAATTTATGTATAGCTTTAATTAAAGAATTCACAAAATTTTAtgaacaaaattataaagaaaatataaataatataaaaaatttagaaaataatataaataattctaaTTTCCAGAATAAAGAACAAATTAACATAAACAATACAAATGAAAACAACTTAATAAATAACACCAATATAATACCTAATGATATTACGGTTCATTATAttgatcaaaataataatattactaaAAATCCTGAATTccttaaatattataatttattaaaggaTTGGGATTGGTGTTATGGAAAAACTCCCAAATTTCAAAATCATATTTGGAAACAATTCACTTTTGGAAAActagaattattttttaatgtatcTAATGGTTTCATAAAAGATGGAAATATTTTCTCAGACTGTTTAGATATTAATCTTATTGATCACCTTAAATCAATTTTTAACAATGatattaaatattcaaaagaagatataagtattttttttaaaaaattaaatgttgaaaataaaaattatttagacGAAGTTCGTTCATGGATATTACAAGAACTTTAG
- a CDS encoding pinin/SDK/MemA domain-containing protein, putative, whose product MKQYLSEQERLKLKIRNNYFEKNAIRSKIVNYLNRLTDLSIDHNVEDIKKIKQKRISSNENLDKLPEFKIEKRPKLEEDETTVNRNKRLLQIGLFDHLRKAKDALEQEKTDEKIIMHNLQNKRVEEKIHEVKRNFEKIELDDIEIKIIAYVKDIKMIEECIKQDEDKLMKLNLISHYEKMKNFISTNTYPTIFWCPLKFNDKTRILQQNTEEFIKKKIDAIKSTNYQVEFKDENWLDEFDKLKRIIKNKNKEYFKNKSDDDQNNIYENDIVNKSASHHNDDLEEKKCISVYNQKSDKRSMSVYSLKSDELNKDDKKNNSPKSENDNIVEDKKYIRDEQNQNECDYKNDDNKLMVCKNEESVLENDINENNSMEDTLQEKYYIKKDSRVMKEKNPKSPKRIKTESSDDSIKYVGDGNEKVVLKNNIVQEEEKKYMYKFFEGEENIAKSHAGEENTGKSYEGEENTGKSYEGEENTGKSYEGEENTGKSYEGEENTGKSNEGEENTGKSYEDEENTGKTYEDEENTGKTYEVDEKQKGKAKRGRPKRKSKRKGKIK is encoded by the exons atgaAACAATATTTATCAGAACAAGAAcgattaaaattaaaaataagaaataattattttgagAAAAATGCTATAAGATCAAAAATAGTAAACTATTTGAATAGATTAACTGACCTCTCTATag atCATAACGTAgaagatattaaaaagataaaGCAAAAGAGGATATCATCCAATGAAAATTTG gaTAAATTACCTGAATTTAAAATAGAGAAACgg cCGAAATTAGAAGAAGACGAAACAACTGTAAATAGGAATAAGAGACTGTTACAAATTGGTTTATTCGATCATTTGAGAAAAGCCAAAGATGCTTTAGAACAAGAAAAAACggatgaaaaaattataatgcaTAATCTTCAAAACAAGAGAGTGGAAGAAAAGATACATGAAGTCAAGAGAAACTTTGAAAAAATTGAATTGGACGAtattgaaataaaaataatcgcATATGTTAaggatataaaaatgatagaaGAATGTATAAAACAAGATGAAGATAAATTAAtgaaattaaatttaataagtCATTAtgaaaagatgaaaaattttattagtaCTAATACTTACCCAACTATTTTTTGGTGTCCTTTAAAATTTAATGATAAGACAAGAATTCTTCAACAAAATACAGaagaatttattaaaaaaaaaattgatgcTATCAAATCCACCAATTATCAAGTAGAATTTAAAGATGAAAATTGGTTGGACGAatttgataaattaaaaagaataatcaaaaataaaaataaagaatattttaaaaataaatcagatgatgatcaaaataatatatatgaaaatgataTCGTGAATAAATCAGCAAGCCATCATAATGATGatttagaagaaaaaaaatgcatATCAGTATATAATCAAAAAAGTGATAAAAGAAGCATGTCAGTGTATAGTTTAAAAAGTGACGAATTAAATAAGgatgacaaaaaaaataattctccTAAAAGTGAAAACGATAATATAGTGGAAGATAAAAAGTATATCCGTGATGAACAAAATCAAAATGAAtgtgattataaaaatgatgataataaattaatggtttgtaaaaatgaagaaagtgttttagaaaatgatataaatgagAATAATTCTATGGAAGATACTTtacaagaaaaatattatataaaaaaagattcAAGGgtaatgaaagaaaaaaatccAAAAAGCCCCAAAAGGATAAAGACCGAAAGTTCAGATGAtagtataaaatatgttGGAGATGGGAATGAGAAAgtagttttaaaaaataatatagttCAAGAGGaggagaaaaaatatatgtataagttTTTTGAAGGTGAAGAAAATATTGCGAAATCACATGCAGGTGAAGAAAACACTGGGAAATCATATGAAGGTGAAGAAAACACTGGGAAATCATATGAAGGTGAAGAAAATACAGGAAAATCATATGAAGGTGAAGAAAATACTGGGAAATCATATGAAGGTGAAGAAAATACGGGAAAATCGAATGAAGGTGAAGAAAATACTGGGAAATCATatgaagatgaagaaaatacaGGAAAAACATatgaagatgaagaaaatacaGGAAAAACATATGAAGTAGATGAGAAACAGAAAGGTAAAGCAAAAAGAGGAAGACCTAAAAGAAAATCTAAACGAAAAgggaaaattaaataa
- a CDS encoding ubiquitin-like protein, putative, with protein MDELTYMYKYKNKNEQKVIYVNNIGNFLKKIEYHDDNKICEVLKRNDLLNEDNKYLYQGKNGLLNLEKTFSHYEIKTGDTIYMLPEPDPLPYLIYLFHQESGKVYSIELNHMDSIDMLHKQVERVLKIEEENQMLIYNGKCLHKKRTLKEEMLTRESLVTILDKRDIPDIQNGNEEL; from the exons atggATGAGttaacatatatgtataaatataaaaacaagaaTGAACAAAAAGTCatttatgttaataatattggaaattttttaaaaaaaatagaatatcatgatgataataaaatttgtGAAGTATTAAAAAGGAATGATTTATtgaatgaagataataaatatttatatcaagGGAAAAATGGACTTTTAAATTTGGAAAAAACCTTTTCAcattatgaaataaaaactGGTGAtactatttatatgttaCCTGAACCAGACCCTTTGCCTTATTTGATTTATCTGTTTCATCAAGAATCGGGAAAAGTATAT AGCATTGAATTAAATCATATGGATTCGATAGATATGTTACATAAACAAGTGGAGAGAGTCTTAAAaattgaagaagaaaatcAAATGTTAATATACAATGGAAAATGCTTACACAAAAAAAGGACACTGAAGGAAGAAATGTTAACAAGAGAAAGTTTAGTTACCATATTGGATAAAAGGGACATACCTGATATACAAAATGGAAATGAAGAATTGTAG
- a CDS encoding general transcription factor IIH subunit 2, with translation MQNPQNSENKVIFVEDVVRDFDENEIFEEITGKFTWEQDVERSWNLLVENNGVLQHVSQENNENENKEKYRKNQGSSLRKGIFRHIIILFDMSSSMKERDLKPDRINVALECVESFLKNFFFKNPVGHVGVVALKNSSAKLIQPFTSNVDDILNSILKERTAGLQGSPSLEEGLQIAHDLLIDMPLYGTKEVLIMYGSIRTCDKKNILNVLELLVKSNIYVNCISIAPEMHILKHICEKSNGFYKICSSKNSLMNEINNNAETPLWMQGMEPQLIHICFPTKKKISTQIMCSCHGKLNTDTYVCNFCNSYTCKIPSKCKVCGIHLISMHDLSHITNNLQGSPLFIEIKNEQGNYKVCSSCNQQLYNKIYQCTKCQHIFCLECDIFIHEELNQCPFCLINDT, from the exons ATGCAAAATCCTCAAAATAGTGAAAATAAA gtcaTTTTTGTTGAAGATGTTGTAAGAGATTTTGacgaaaatgaaatatttgaAGAGATAACTGGGAAATTTACATGGGAACAag ATGTTGAACGATCATGGAATTTGCTGGTAGAAAATAATGGTGTGCTACAACATGTTAGCCAAGAGAATAacgaaaatgaaaataaggaGAAATATAGAAAGAATCAAGGATCTTCCTTAAGGAAAGGAATATTCAg ACACATAATCATACTATTTGACATGTCTAGTAGTATGAAAGAAAGGGATTTAAAACCAGATAGGATAAATGTAGCTTTAGAATGTGTGGAA tcatttttaaaaaacttTTTCTTCAAAAATCCTGTCGGACATGTTGGTGTAGTAGCTTTAAAGAATAGTTCAGCAAAATTAATACAACCATTTACATCAAATGtagatgatatattaaattcgATATTAAAGGAAAGAACTGCAGGTCTTCAAGGTTCCCCTTCATTAGAAGAAGGATTACAGATAGCACATGATTTATTAATTGATATGCCATTATATGGAACAAAAGAGGTTTTAATAATGTATGGATCTATAAGAACATGTGATAAgaaaaacattttaaatGTATTAGAGTTATTAgtaaaaagtaatatatatgtaaattgcATTTCAATAGCTCCAGAAATGCATATATTAAAGCATATTTGTGAAAAATCAAAtggtttttataaaatatgttcaAGTAAAAATTCTTTAatgaatgaaataaataataatgcgGAAACACCTTTATGGATGCAAGGTATGGAACCTCAATTAATTCATATATGTTTTCcaacaaagaaaaaaatcagTACTCAAATAATGTGTTCATGTCATGGTAAATTAAATACTGATACATATGTTTGTAATTTTTGTAATAGTTATACTTGCAAAATACCATCCAAATGTAAAGTATGTGGTATACATTTAATATCGATGCACGATCTTTCACATATTACAAATAATCTTCAAGGTTCTCCTTTatttatagaaataaaaaatgaacaaggAAATTATAAAGTATGTTCATCATGTAACCAACAATtgtataacaaaatataccAATGTACAAAATGTCAACATATCTTCTGTCTTGAATGTGATATTTTCATTCATGAAGAATTAAATCAATGTCCCTTTTGTTTAATTAAcgatacataa
- a CDS encoding serine/threonine protein kinase PK9: MYLGSIKNFEDDFLCKGEYKQVYLSLEQNENNEAIEIDICCDNNIYDILQFCREKYGIYGEYIIDSCGNVIHSIKDIIDGDTLYLKEKKEDMNFFSKIKNNFIVNDYIVEKRIGSGGFGIVFQGVHIQTKQKVALKFIPKSNFLDVTDVHRVFIEIQTLRGLIHNNIIKMYDVNHFQNYVCLIMEYAINGDLKNYIKNKFNGFLSEKEAHDLFLQIVKGVYYCHSKHIVHRDLKLENILLDEKMTCKIADFGLSDFVNVDQNIKTEAGTKAYIAPEIIFNQTINYSVFKLDIWSLGILLFIMTQGFAPFKYMEKELKNFESNTLNYANDISDDLKDLISLMLNVDPNKRPIIVEILNHRWFENYKES; the protein is encoded by the coding sequence atgtatttgggaagtataaaaaatttcGAAGACGACTTTTTATGTAAAGGTGAATATAAACAGGTCTATTTATCCCTAGAACAAAATGAGAACAACGAGGCTATAGAAATAGATATATGctgtgataataatatttatgatatacTTCAATTTTGTAGAGAAAAGTATGGTATATATggtgaatatattattgataGTTGTGGTAATGTAATACATTCgataaaagatataatagATGGTGATACCTTATATTtgaaagaaaagaaagaagaTATGAATTTcttttcaaaaataaaaaataattttattgtaAACGATTATATAGTAGAAAAGAGAATAGGTTCTGGTGGATTTGGTATTGTATTTCAAGGTGTACATATACAAACAAAACAAAAGGTAGCATTAAAATTTATTCCTAAGAGTAATTTTTTAGATGTAACAGATGTACATAGAGTATTTATTGAAATTCAAACATTGAGAGGattaatacataataatattattaaaatgtatgATGTAAATCATTTTCAGAATTATGTATGCTTAATAATGGAATATGCAATAAATGgagatttaaaaaattatattaaaaataagttTAATGGATTTTTATCTGAAAAAGAAGCTCATGATTTATTTCTTCAAATTGTTAAAGGGGTATATTATTGTCATTCTAAACATATAGTACATCGAGATttaaaattagaaaatatattattagatgAAAAAATGACATGTAAAATAGCTGATTTTGGATTATCAGATTTTGTTAATGTAGatcaaaatattaaaacagAAGCAGGAACAAAAGCATATATAGCACCAGAAATCATTTTTAATCAAACAATTAATTATTCAGTTTTTAAATTAGATATATGGAGTTTAggaattttattatttattatgacaCAAGGATTTGCACCTTTTAAGTATATGGAAAAAGAACTCAAAAATTTTGAAAGTAATACACTAAATTATGCAAACGATATATCAGATGATTTGAAAGATTTAATTTCATTAATGTTGAACGTTGATCCTAATAAAAGACCAATCATAGTAGAGATACTAAATCATAGGTGGTTTGAAAATTATAAGGAGTCATAA
- a CDS encoding heptatricopeptide repeat-containing protein, putative yields MCLYIIMYLFLTKRCFFLVHNNIYRKIFLSTDFLKKVISIKCRSYSSLKSIYEYDYRAEEKLPYDGLIKNVSDKKQSLLLSDYIKFDDDKKLKHILFTNNIEDLIHHFEKNLNELKSHEYIFLLFKIYEIIFYNFYCYYEDSEILKLENPNFIYNTFTEYMNKNLKDYSDKIKSLDDEFNDEIPFENIQKFNDEKSEHTIEMNRERDDIYDINNNKNDSKENNNINSRCITNNTKYNENIIMNTSYHSDKNILESIYNNVVNKKERDNDKTYKFIDKNKVINNVNDIENNNPDIYVNSANCPDTKENNTNEDNHMINIDINKYNIKILIKIYYDYITYIEDLNIKEKCWKEYVSSFFLKNKKYENLYCSILNTVYKKIYFFPCIDIINFWYIIKRINIYSIKDLSSLVINKLMENLKYFDEKYLVRLGYIYLNNSNKKRNPHFISSNHSNCSNKEFIDMYINMIQNKVKNMNNNNFIKILEYVSNNNYKHIQFFKECKKEIYKRYNNFTQVEIFKLFYLYSQNINASDKLLMNDLLKSILQICSPQEKYKNIHSHVEIICDKKHVDAKNELPYELQHNNMKTVPLSNLLNVLWTNAKYFKDFPLLLKYSEQVILKNIKNFSSSTISMLIWAYSTVENKRREQLEFDQNIFVELKNKALEVFQKMTPKQLSNSLLGISTTIGRTIDNEGYVNTDFHDAVEKYLLDWDENNGKKKNRKRNKTNDKSDNKNCNQYDNNKKDYQDGIKGNIPFRNRNFLNFFTSEDLANICYSYALVRCGSKEFHFLLQSCLLNQLNDLSPQHISKIAYTYGTFYFYSSYSLLSSLQYEILQRIHQFCHLELSDILWCYCVNKFFDSKFWKFVLQIINFDKIYDPRCALLYSSLSYMNIVDSSILESQNVLKIFNNLREYYWDLQVCEYPHAFANEIINTLNQENEEILSKQVDNNIKISKHNDIYVDEKLVKENLQSVYFPSKKLSSDNNHIQNENIPTFEYVKKLIDFEGFLVDIYFEYKNEKYAVFLYTPLNTTRDQYPLGENILKTRYMKKRKFKIIHLLYNVWKEYKHKKINLIYSQL; encoded by the coding sequence atgtgtttatatattattatgtatttatttttaacgaaacggtgtttttttttagttcataataatatttataggaaaatatttttatcaactgattttttaaaaaaagtaattaGCATAAAATGTCGTAGCTATTCATCTTTAAAAAGTATTTATGAATATGATTATAGAGCTGAAGAAAAACTACCATACGATggtttaattaaaaatgtaaGTGATAAAAAACAATCACTATTATTAAGTGACTACATTAAATTTGATGATGACAAGAAATTAAAACACATACTTTTTACAAACAACATAGAGGATCTCATACATCATTTTGAGAAAAATTTGAATGAACTAAAAAgtcatgaatatatatttttattattcaaaatatatgaaataatattttataacttttattgttattatgaaGACTCAGAAATTTTAAAACTTGAAAAtccaaattttatatataacacttTTAcggaatatatgaataaaaatttaaaagattATTCCGACAAAATTAAAAGCTTGGATGATGAATTTAATGATGAGATACCTTTtgaaaatattcaaaaatttAATGATGAAAAGAGCGAACACACAATTGAGATGAATCGAGAAAgggatgatatatatgatataaataataataaaaatgattcaaaagaaaataacaatattaatagtcgttgtattacaaataatacaaaatataacgagaatataattatgaatacATCTTATCACAGTGATAAGAATATTTTGGAAAGCATATACAACAATGtggttaataaaaaagaaagggATAATGATAAgacatataaatttattgataaaaataaagttattaataatgtaaatgatatagaaaataataatcctGACATTTATGTGAATAGTGCAAATTGTCCTGACACGAAAGAAAATAACACAAATGAAGATAACCATATGATTAatattgatataaataagtacaatataaaaatattaataaaaatatattatgattatataacgTATATAGaagatttaaatattaaagaaaaatgttGGAAAGAATatgtttcttcttttttccttaagaataagaaatatgaaaatttatattgttcCATATTAAATACAGTGTATaagaagatatatttttttccatgtattgatattattaatttttggtatatcataaaaagaataaatatatattctattaaAGATTTATCCTCATTAGTTATAAATAAGCTTATGGAgaatttgaaatattttgaCGAAAAATATTTAGTAAGAttaggatatatatatttgaacaattcaaataaaaaacgGAATCCCCATTTTATATCATCCAACCATAGTAATTGTAGTAATAAAGAATTTAtagatatgtatataaatatgatacaaAATAAggtgaaaaatatgaacaataataattttataaaaattttagaaTATGTAagcaataataattataaacatatacaattttttaaagaatgtaaaaaggaaatatataaaagatataataattttactcAAGtagaaatttttaaattattttacttGTATTCACAAAATATTAATGCATctgataaattattaatgaaTGATCTTTTAAAATCAATTTTACAAATATGTTCACCACAAgaaaagtataaaaatattcattcaCATGTAGAAATAATATGTGATAAAAAACATGTAGATGCTAAAAATGAATTACCTTATGAATTACAGCACAACAACATGAAAACAGTTCCTTTATcgaatttattaaatgtcTTATGGACAAAtgcaaaatattttaaagatttccctttattattaaaatatagtGAACAAGTAATTttgaaaaacataaaaaattttagtaGTTCTACGATTAGTATGCTAATATGGGCGTATAGTACTGTAGAGAATAAAAGAAGAGAACAATTAGAATTtgatcaaaatatatttgtagaattaaaaaataaagcatTAGAAGTTTTTCAAAAGATGACGCCTAAGCAATTATCTAATAGTTTGCTGGGAATATCAACTACTATTGGTAGGACAATAGATAATGAAGGATATGTAAATACTGATTTTCATGATGCcgttgaaaaatatttattagatTGGGACGAAAATAAtggaaaaaagaagaatagaAAGAGAAATAAAACTAATGATAAaagtgataataaaaattgtaatcaatacgataataataaaaaggattaTCAAGATGgaataaaaggaaatattCCATTTCGAAATCGtaactttttaaatttttttacatcAGAAGATTTAgctaatatatgttattcaTATGCTTTAGTTAGATGTGGTAGTAAAGAATTTCATTTTCTATTACAATCATGTTTATTAAATCAATTGAATGATCTTTCACCACAACATATATCAAAAATAGCTTATACATATggaacattttatttttattcctcTTATTCACTTTTAAGTTCCTTacaatatgaaatattacaGAGAATACATCAATTTTGTCACTTAGAACTTTCTGACATATTATGGTGTTATTGTGtgaataaattttttgataGTAAGTTTTGGAAATTTgtattacaaataataaattttgacAAAATATATGACCCTAGATGTGCTCTCTTATATTCTTCTCTttcatatatgaatatagtTGATTCCTCTATTTTGGAATCTCAAAATGttctaaaaatttttaataatttaaggGAATATTATTGGGATCTGCAAGTATGTGAATATCCTCACGCTTTTGCaaatgaaattataaatacattgaatcaagaaaatgaagaaatttTATCTAAACaagttgataataatataaaaatatcgaaacataatgatatatatgtagatgAAAAATTGGTAAAGGAGAATTTACAATCTGTTTATTTTCCATCTAAAAAATTATCATCTGATAACAACcatatacaaaatgaaaatattccTACATTtgaatatgttaaaaaattaattgatTTTGAAGGGTTTCTagttgatatatattttgaatataagaatgaaaaatatgcGGTTTTTTTGTATACACCACTTAATACTACAAGAGATCAATATCCTCTGGgcgaaaatatattaaaaacaagatatatgaagaaaagaaaatttaaaataatacatttgtTGTATAATGTGTGGAAAGAATATAAGCACAAGAAAATTAATTTGATATATTCACAACtataa
- a CDS encoding zinc finger (CCCH type) protein, putative — protein MRGNYVRDGYKSQYRYANGSDSNSKTQNSNNRRSYYPKKGPNKDKSIIFCPHYTLRGACRFINDCKNLHHLKLVDTFFLQRSYIDSAIIVHGPNNEIYLFTAIAPYTINVWIFVPGEGNKEIDIKHLKKIEFELTPEEESYGDEKQKYNNKSKQKKKKKRVLSLLYAEECIFAGLDNGLIKIMHLPSSDASTLYAHTDSIYSIVCIDGIIISSCINGEVKFWKYDETCSRFVAIKTIETKTKIYKMIEVISPKAATNINNNNTEDNKYNRNLWVCGDSITIINLLNLEIVNNFKCKYGNVVSVIQYEANIITAMSEGKILAYSLMGEGHFEMNTLPIYCMAGLTNHQNIPILIYGSNKALYTFSLPEFNPFGYLKDRDSASLKFNLNDPDFIISLSGPYFIVIFSNAGNAKVWKWETKE, from the exons ATGAGAGGTAATTATGTTAGAGATGGGTATAAATCTCAGTATAGATATGCAAATG GATCTGACAGTAATAGTAAAACACAGAATAGCAATAATCGCAGATCTTACTACCCCAAAAAAGGACCTAATAAAGATAAGTCCATAATTTTTTGTCCACATTATACATTAAGAG GAGCATGCCGTTTTATAAATGATTGCAa aaattTACACCATTTAAAATTAGTcgacacattttttttacaaagaTCATACATCGATAGTGCAATAATAGTTCATGGAccaaataatgaaatatatttatttactgcTATAGCACCTTATACAATTAATGTGTGGATTTTCGTACCTGGGGAGGGTAATAAAGAGATagatataaaacatttaaagAAAATTGAATTTGAATTAACTCCAGAAGAAGAAAGTTATGGTGATgagaaacaaaaatataataataaatcaaaacagaaaaaaaaaaagaagagagtattatcattattatatgcaGAAGAATGTATATTTGCGGGGTTAGATAAtggtttaataaaaattatgcaTCTACCTTCATCAGATGCATCAACACTTTATGCCCATACAGATTCTATTTATAGTATTGTTTGTATTGatggtattattatatcatcatgTATAAATGGTGAAGTAAAATTTTGGAAATATGATGAAACATGTTCAAGATTTGTAGCTATTAAAACTATagaaacaaaaacaaaaatttataaaatgattGAAGTTATTTCCCCAAAAGCTGCTacgaatataaataataacaatactgaagataataaatataatagaaaTTTATGGGTTTGTGGAGATAGTATTACTATCATTAACTTATTAAATTTAGAAAttgttaataattttaaatgtaaatatggTAATGTTGTTTCAGTTATACAATATGAAGCAAATATTATTACAGCCATGAGTGAAGGGAAAATTCTAGCTTATAGTCTTATGGGAGAAGGACACTTTGAAATGAATACCTTACCTATATATTGTATGGCTGGATTAACGAATCATCAAAATATACCCATACTAATTTATGGATCTAATAAAGCCTTATATACTTTTTCTTTACCCGAATTTAATCCATTTGGTTATTTAAAGGACAGAGATTCTGCCTCCTTGAAATTTAATTTGAATGATCCagattttattatatctttatctGGACCATATTTCATTGTCATCTTTTCCAAtg cTGGTAATGCAAAAGTTTGGAAATGGGAAACCAAAGAATAA